In Deferribacteraceae bacterium V6Fe1, one genomic interval encodes:
- a CDS encoding response regulator transcription factor: protein MKILIIEDDTILAESLKDYLQDFFSVDICFPVDESLYYQLEKYDIILLDLMLKDKKGEHILKNIRKKNINIPVIIITAKDDIASKEVCFKTGADDYIVKPFDPKELILRIEALAKRVYCEDCVTIGNVIINLKEKTLYSGETEVNLTKIEWELLSLLLKYKGEIVEFEKILTNVWGDKPVGTESVRTYIKNLRKILPEDSIITYKGRGYKLKI, encoded by the coding sequence ATGAAAATATTAATTATCGAAGACGATACCATATTAGCAGAATCTTTAAAGGATTATCTGCAAGATTTTTTTAGTGTCGATATCTGCTTTCCTGTGGATGAAAGCTTGTACTATCAACTGGAAAAATATGACATAATTCTGCTTGACTTGATGCTAAAAGATAAAAAAGGGGAGCATATCCTTAAAAATATCAGAAAGAAAAATATTAATATACCCGTAATAATAATTACCGCAAAAGATGACATAGCTTCAAAAGAGGTATGTTTTAAGACAGGAGCAGATGACTATATCGTCAAACCTTTTGACCCTAAGGAGCTGATTTTACGGATTGAAGCTTTGGCAAAAAGGGTTTACTGTGAAGATTGTGTAACCATCGGCAATGTTATAATAAATTTAAAAGAAAAAACACTCTACAGCGGTGAAACAGAGGTCAATTTAACAAAAATTGAGTGGGAGCTTTTGTCCCTTTTGTTAAAATATAAAGGGGAAATAGTGGAGTTTGAAAAAATTCTTACCAATGTATGGGGGGACAAGCCTGTCGGCACAGAGTCAGTTAGGACATATATTAAAAATTTAAGAAAAATACTGCCTGAAGATTCAATAATCACTTACAAAGGAAGGGGTTATAAATTAAAAATCTAA
- a CDS encoding transketolase, whose translation MSNRGFSGKLSAEDKKYLENLATTCRGDILKMTTLAASGHPGGSMSSIDLYLTVYKFANINPGNVNALDRDRVVVSHGHTSPGVYSALGRNGFFNIDDAIAYFRLAGSIYEGHIERMVKGVEWTTGNLGQGLSAACGMAIAGRANNLDYNIYVFMGDGEQQKGQISEARRFAVKYNLKNITAVVDYNRLQISGDIGKVMPQNIKDEYIADGWVVLEIDGHNFDEIYDAFSKAQTIDRPVMILANTVMGKGVSFMENIADYHGKPLSKEQLADALKELGVENDIEKYEEKRKGFVYNKDEHKIIRNSVKIGKGMPKVYSADTKTDNRSAFGNAIADLVHLSVTDKSFTPIVTFDCDLAGSVKLDKVMKEFPERFVQSGIQEHHTAVAAGAASVNGVVAVFADFGVFGVDETYNQQRLTDINDGNVKVVTTHVGIDVGEDGKTHQCVDYVGTMRNIPNFKVLVPADPNQTDRLVRYAVSEYGNYLVAMGRSKLPVITKEDGSVYFDEDYEYSYGKIDIVRDGKYPLITYGTMTSYALKVRDLLLKDGIELAVINIASPLSFDIFEIKKYLDSGFAFTYEDHLSYSGVAATLSLLAMENGLSFKLKTFGPTNYAYSGKPEEIFKLLKIDPASVAESIKELLK comes from the coding sequence ATGAGCAATAGAGGTTTTAGCGGTAAATTAAGCGCAGAAGATAAGAAATACCTGGAAAATTTAGCTACTACTTGCAGAGGTGATATTTTAAAAATGACAACACTGGCTGCAAGTGGGCACCCCGGCGGTTCAATGTCATCTATCGACTTGTATCTTACTGTTTACAAATTTGCCAATATTAATCCTGGCAATGTTAACGCTTTGGATAGAGATAGGGTTGTCGTATCTCACGGGCACACTTCTCCTGGTGTGTACTCTGCACTTGGTAGAAACGGTTTTTTTAATATTGATGATGCTATTGCTTATTTCAGGCTTGCAGGAAGTATTTATGAAGGGCATATCGAAAGGATGGTCAAAGGGGTTGAGTGGACTACAGGTAATTTAGGGCAAGGGCTTTCAGCTGCGTGCGGTATGGCAATTGCAGGAAGAGCAAATAATCTTGATTATAATATCTACGTATTTATGGGGGATGGTGAGCAGCAGAAAGGTCAGATAAGTGAGGCAAGAAGGTTTGCTGTCAAATACAATCTAAAAAATATTACAGCGGTTGTGGATTATAACAGACTTCAAATTAGCGGAGATATAGGCAAGGTGATGCCTCAAAACATAAAAGATGAATATATCGCAGATGGTTGGGTAGTCCTTGAGATTGACGGGCATAATTTTGATGAAATTTACGATGCCTTTTCTAAAGCTCAAACAATAGACAGGCCGGTTATGATTTTGGCAAATACCGTAATGGGCAAAGGCGTATCTTTTATGGAAAATATAGCTGATTATCATGGTAAACCTTTGTCAAAAGAGCAGCTGGCTGACGCATTGAAAGAGCTGGGCGTTGAAAATGATATCGAAAAATATGAAGAGAAAAGAAAAGGTTTTGTATACAATAAAGATGAGCATAAAATTATCAGAAACAGTGTTAAGATTGGCAAGGGTATGCCAAAAGTATACTCTGCCGATACAAAGACTGACAACAGGTCTGCTTTTGGAAATGCCATTGCGGATTTGGTGCATCTTTCAGTTACGGATAAATCATTTACTCCTATAGTTACGTTTGATTGCGATTTGGCTGGTTCTGTAAAGCTTGATAAGGTGATGAAAGAGTTTCCTGAAAGATTTGTGCAATCCGGTATTCAGGAGCACCATACTGCTGTGGCTGCAGGAGCTGCAAGTGTAAATGGAGTAGTTGCCGTATTTGCTGATTTTGGTGTTTTTGGTGTGGATGAAACATATAACCAACAAAGGCTTACGGATATAAATGATGGCAACGTGAAGGTTGTTACTACCCATGTAGGTATTGATGTAGGAGAAGACGGGAAAACTCATCAGTGCGTAGATTATGTCGGCACAATGAGAAATATCCCTAATTTTAAAGTGTTGGTGCCTGCCGACCCTAATCAGACCGACAGGCTTGTAAGATATGCGGTTTCTGAATACGGAAACTATCTTGTGGCTATGGGCAGGTCAAAACTTCCTGTGATTACGAAAGAAGATGGTAGCGTATATTTTGATGAAGATTACGAATATTCTTATGGTAAGATAGATATTGTAAGGGATGGTAAGTATCCGCTGATTACATATGGCACAATGACATCTTACGCCTTGAAGGTAAGAGATCTACTTTTGAAAGACGGGATTGAGCTTGCCGTTATAAATATTGCATCTCCACTCAGCTTTGATATTTTCGAGATTAAAAAATATTTAGATAGCGGGTTTGCTTTTACTTATGAAGATCATTTGTCATATAGTGGTGTCGCCGCGACATTATCTCTTTTAGCTATGGAGAATGGGCTGTCTTTTAAGTTGAAGACTTTTGGTCCTACAAATTATGCTTATTCAGGAAAACCTGAAGAAATCTTTAAGCTTCTTAAAATTGACCCTGCAAGTGTTGCTGAATCTATAAAAGAATTATTGAAATAG
- a CDS encoding prepilin-type N-terminal cleavage/methylation domain-containing protein produces the protein MDRKIMNKKGITLIELMVTITVMAVLIAIAIPSFNKWLSKYQIEADTKDIYALIQDARAKAFSQKEDITIVVNANTTTVKKSDGSVISSISTKTSFKSNTINITKRGIISGGSSILPTTVSGLNPQYNCIAISDLRARLGYSSDGSNCNAK, from the coding sequence ATGGATAGAAAAATAATGAATAAAAAGGGAATTACACTTATTGAGCTTATGGTTACAATAACGGTTATGGCGGTGCTTATCGCCATAGCCATTCCATCTTTTAATAAATGGCTGAGCAAGTATCAAATTGAAGCCGACACAAAAGATATTTATGCTTTAATACAAGATGCAAGAGCAAAGGCATTTTCTCAAAAAGAAGATATTACAATAGTAGTCAATGCCAACACTACCACTGTAAAAAAATCTGATGGGTCTGTAATAAGTTCAATTAGTACAAAAACCAGCTTTAAAAGTAATACAATTAACATAACTAAACGAGGAATAATCTCTGGAGGCAGTAGCATATTACCTACTACAGTTTCAGGGTTAAACCCTCAATATAATTGTATAGCAATATCAGACTTGAGAGCAAGGCTCGGTTATTCAAGTGATGGGAGTAATTGTAATGCAAAATAA
- a CDS encoding HAMP domain-containing histidine kinase, whose translation MINIIFIQAFKTQAEENLKKEITLYQKMIQNKIKIDLPDYMRITDKTFGQEKYILFEIKKPNYFYVKSTYIRDLVKDKLFLMLYWDMIIIFSVALLYYLTIYRAIDREKQYLKTMETAFLVFSHKLRNYLASAKINLELIKKGRHEPIERLISSHLLLESDLNNILKITEKLNTKSFQKQNLNIKEIIHSIILELQISDKFDVKIRGRDFYVKGLKNDIYNSLYLIFDNIIKYGLKKIFIKFVMFKGKKYVIIVNDVNPDIKSAGLGVGLTVAEKLMQKNGFRLSWKGDKNFWVKIKF comes from the coding sequence ATGATTAATATTATATTTATTCAGGCATTCAAGACTCAGGCTGAGGAAAATCTAAAAAAAGAGATTACCCTTTATCAAAAGATGATACAGAATAAAATAAAAATAGATCTCCCCGATTATATGAGAATCACGGACAAAACCTTCGGACAAGAAAAATATATTCTATTTGAAATCAAAAAACCCAATTACTTTTATGTCAAATCCACATACATTAGGGACTTAGTAAAAGACAAACTATTTTTAATGCTGTATTGGGATATGATAATAATCTTCTCTGTCGCCCTGCTCTATTATCTCACAATTTACCGGGCTATTGACAGGGAAAAACAATACCTTAAAACCATGGAGACTGCTTTTCTCGTATTTTCTCACAAGCTTAGAAACTATCTTGCATCAGCCAAAATAAATCTTGAGCTGATTAAAAAAGGTAGACACGAACCTATTGAAAGGCTAATATCTTCACACCTTTTGCTTGAAAGTGACCTTAACAACATATTAAAAATTACAGAAAAGTTAAACACAAAGTCATTTCAAAAACAAAATCTGAATATCAAAGAAATCATACATTCGATTATCCTTGAGCTTCAAATTTCAGACAAGTTTGATGTAAAAATAAGAGGCAGAGATTTTTATGTAAAAGGGCTAAAAAATGATATCTACAACAGCCTTTACCTTATATTTGACAATATCATAAAGTACGGACTTAAAAAGATATTTATAAAATTTGTCATGTTTAAAGGGAAAAAGTATGTTATAATTGTCAATGATGTAAACCCTGACATAAAATCAGCCGGGCTTGGAGTAGGCCTGACTGTAGCTGAGAAGTTAATGCAAAAAAACGGCTTTAGATTAAGCTGGAAAGGGGATAAAAATTTTTGGGTGAAAATAAAATTTTAA
- a CDS encoding NADP-dependent malic enzyme has product MSKKSKFTKEDALLYHSMGRKGKIEVVATKPCFTQKDLSLAYSPGVAFPCLEIEQNPELVYEYTAKGNLVAVVSNGTAVLGLGNIGPLAGKPVMEGKGVLFKRFADVDVFDIELNSQNPDDIIKACELLEPTFGGINLEDIKAPDCFYIEETLVDKLNIPVFHDDQHGTAIICAAALLNALDLVNKKIDKIRVVINGAGAAGIAIAKLIVSLGVKKENLILCDTKGVVYKGRTEGMNKYKELFAIETDLRTLEDAMDGADVFLGLSVKGAVTKKMVQSMSRNPIILAMANPDPEITPEEVAEVRGDAIMGTGRSDYPNQVNNVLGFPFIFRGALDVRAKKINEEMKIAAVKALAELAKEEVPESVCKAYGLKKIEFGKDYIIPKPFDPRALTRVAPAVAKAAIDSGVARITITDWDAYKSYLESRLSVAKEFTRQIINRAKETPKRIVMPEGEYDKVLIAAHKIVEEGIGTPILLGNEEIIKMKAERHNLSLEGIEIINPEKSNKLSQYADYLFKLRQRKGMTYIEAERRLVKIFNYFGSMMVLNGDADCLITGYSRSYGDSIKPLLETVPLKKGYKVPSGAYFMVFKDRLVLCADTTVNIEPDAEALSQIAIQSAETCKKFDIEPKIAMLSFTNFGSVKIPRTVKVAEAMNLVKEKDPSLVIDGDMQADTATYPPIAEEAFPFSAIKGDANVLVFPNLEAGNIAYKLLYRLGNGTAIGPILQGFCHSVHVLQRGSDSDEIVNLAAIAVVDAEFKKANRDKLCK; this is encoded by the coding sequence ATGTCAAAAAAATCAAAATTTACTAAAGAGGACGCACTTTTATACCACTCAATGGGACGAAAGGGTAAAATAGAAGTCGTAGCTACAAAGCCTTGTTTTACCCAAAAAGATCTTTCATTGGCTTATAGCCCTGGTGTCGCTTTTCCATGCTTGGAAATAGAGCAGAACCCTGAGCTAGTTTACGAATACACCGCCAAAGGTAACCTGGTGGCAGTTGTGTCAAATGGTACGGCTGTATTAGGTCTTGGTAATATTGGGCCTTTGGCAGGCAAGCCGGTAATGGAGGGGAAAGGGGTTCTTTTCAAAAGATTTGCTGATGTGGATGTGTTTGATATAGAGCTTAATTCTCAAAATCCTGATGATATTATAAAAGCTTGCGAGCTTTTAGAGCCCACTTTTGGCGGAATAAACTTAGAAGATATTAAAGCTCCCGATTGCTTTTATATTGAGGAAACATTGGTAGATAAGTTAAATATCCCTGTTTTTCATGACGACCAGCATGGCACCGCGATTATTTGTGCAGCTGCATTGTTGAATGCTTTGGATTTGGTTAATAAAAAAATTGATAAGATAAGGGTAGTTATTAATGGTGCTGGTGCTGCAGGAATAGCAATTGCAAAGCTTATTGTTTCTTTGGGAGTTAAAAAAGAGAACCTTATTTTGTGCGATACCAAAGGTGTCGTTTATAAGGGCAGAACTGAAGGGATGAATAAGTATAAAGAGCTCTTTGCCATTGAAACTGATCTTAGGACGCTTGAAGATGCTATGGATGGTGCAGACGTATTTTTAGGGCTTTCCGTAAAGGGTGCTGTTACCAAGAAGATGGTTCAGTCTATGTCGAGAAACCCGATTATTTTGGCTATGGCTAACCCTGACCCTGAAATTACCCCTGAAGAGGTAGCTGAGGTAAGAGGGGATGCAATAATGGGTACAGGCCGTTCTGATTATCCAAATCAGGTTAATAATGTTTTGGGATTCCCTTTCATATTTAGAGGTGCTCTTGATGTAAGGGCTAAAAAGATTAATGAAGAGATGAAAATTGCTGCGGTAAAAGCTTTGGCTGAATTGGCGAAAGAAGAGGTGCCAGAGTCAGTTTGTAAAGCTTATGGTTTGAAAAAAATAGAGTTTGGAAAAGACTATATTATTCCAAAACCTTTTGACCCAAGAGCGCTCACAAGGGTAGCACCTGCTGTTGCCAAAGCTGCTATTGATTCTGGTGTAGCAAGGATTACCATAACAGATTGGGATGCATATAAATCTTATCTTGAATCAAGACTTTCTGTTGCCAAAGAATTTACAAGACAAATTATTAATAGAGCAAAAGAAACTCCCAAGAGGATTGTTATGCCTGAAGGGGAATATGATAAGGTCCTTATTGCAGCACACAAAATTGTTGAAGAGGGCATTGGTACTCCGATACTTCTTGGTAATGAAGAAATAATAAAAATGAAGGCTGAAAGACATAATCTTAGTCTTGAAGGGATTGAGATAATCAATCCGGAGAAATCCAATAAGTTGTCTCAATATGCCGACTACTTGTTTAAATTAAGACAGAGAAAAGGTATGACATATATTGAGGCAGAAAGAAGACTTGTTAAAATTTTCAATTATTTTGGCTCTATGATGGTTCTTAATGGTGATGCAGACTGTTTAATAACAGGTTATTCAAGAAGCTATGGTGATTCTATCAAACCTCTCCTTGAAACTGTTCCTCTCAAAAAAGGGTATAAAGTTCCTTCCGGTGCATATTTTATGGTATTTAAAGACAGACTTGTTCTTTGTGCTGATACTACAGTTAATATTGAGCCAGATGCTGAGGCACTTTCACAAATAGCTATTCAGTCAGCTGAGACTTGCAAAAAGTTTGATATTGAGCCTAAAATTGCTATGCTTTCATTTACTAACTTTGGCAGTGTTAAGATACCAAGGACTGTTAAGGTGGCTGAAGCGATGAATCTTGTTAAAGAGAAAGACCCTTCACTTGTAATAGATGGTGATATGCAAGCTGATACCGCAACATATCCGCCTATAGCTGAAGAAGCATTCCCATTTTCTGCCATAAAGGGTGATGCTAATGTATTGGTGTTCCCAAATCTTGAAGCTGGTAACATTGCATACAAGTTGCTTTACAGGTTAGGAAACGGTACAGCTATTGGACCTATTTTGCAGGGTTTTTGTCATTCTGTTCATGTGCTTCAGAGAGGAAGTGATTCGGATGAAATAGTGAATCTGGCTGCAATCGCTGTTGTTGATGCAGAATTTAAAAAGGCAAATAGAGATAAATTGTGTAAATAG
- a CDS encoding NCS2 family permease: MLEKLFKLKENNTDVKTEIIAGITTFMTMAYIIFVNPAILSKTGMDFGAVMMATVLASGFTTILMGLLVNYPFALAPGMGLNAYFTYTVVMQMGYPWQTALGAVFISGVIFLALTFARIRQIIVYAIPENIKIATAGGIGLFITLIGMEEAKIIVDNPATLVSLGDIMSPVPLMTLLGVIIIGALMARKVKGSILIGMLIIWVIGLLFGLSTFKGIVGTPPDISPVFLQLDIRGALDIGIFGIIFAFLFVDLFDTTGTLVGIAKQGGFIKENNEFPRVNRALTVDSIGTVAGSMLGTSTVTTYIESASGIAAGGKTGLTAVVTGILFLLSMFISPLAESIPVFATAPALIIVGVLMLKSVTTIDWNDFTESLPAFIVIVSMPFTYSIATGISLGFIFYPVIKLLAGRHKEVSIPVWVLAVLFILRFIYLGGN; encoded by the coding sequence ATGTTAGAAAAATTGTTTAAATTAAAAGAAAACAATACTGACGTAAAAACTGAAATTATTGCAGGGATAACGACATTTATGACCATGGCTTATATTATTTTTGTAAACCCTGCAATCCTATCTAAAACCGGAATGGATTTCGGTGCAGTAATGATGGCAACGGTATTGGCTTCCGGATTTACCACCATCTTAATGGGGCTTTTGGTAAATTACCCCTTTGCACTTGCACCCGGAATGGGGCTAAATGCATACTTTACATATACCGTAGTTATGCAGATGGGATACCCTTGGCAAACAGCTTTGGGTGCTGTATTTATTTCAGGGGTAATCTTTTTAGCGCTAACATTTGCAAGGATAAGACAGATAATAGTTTATGCCATACCTGAAAACATTAAAATTGCAACAGCAGGCGGTATAGGTTTATTTATTACACTTATCGGCATGGAAGAGGCAAAAATAATTGTCGATAATCCTGCTACATTGGTTTCATTAGGAGATATTATGAGCCCTGTGCCGCTCATGACACTTCTTGGAGTCATAATAATAGGAGCTTTGATGGCACGCAAAGTAAAAGGCTCAATATTAATAGGTATGCTCATAATATGGGTAATCGGACTTTTATTCGGACTTAGCACATTCAAAGGGATAGTAGGTACACCTCCCGATATTTCTCCTGTATTTCTTCAATTAGACATAAGGGGTGCTCTTGATATAGGCATTTTCGGAATAATCTTCGCTTTTTTATTTGTCGACCTTTTTGACACTACAGGGACACTCGTTGGGATAGCAAAACAAGGTGGCTTTATAAAAGAAAATAACGAATTCCCACGAGTAAACAGAGCTCTTACTGTTGACTCTATCGGGACTGTTGCAGGAAGTATGTTAGGTACATCAACTGTAACTACTTATATTGAAAGTGCATCAGGTATTGCTGCCGGTGGTAAAACGGGGCTTACCGCCGTAGTTACCGGAATATTATTTTTACTGTCAATGTTTATCTCCCCTCTTGCCGAATCTATTCCAGTATTTGCAACCGCACCCGCACTTATAATCGTAGGTGTATTAATGCTAAAATCTGTAACCACAATAGATTGGAATGACTTTACCGAAAGTCTTCCTGCATTTATCGTAATTGTTTCAATGCCTTTCACCTACAGCATTGCAACAGGAATATCATTAGGCTTTATCTTCTACCCTGTCATAAAACTTCTTGCCGGAAGACACAAGGAGGTCAGTATTCCGGTTTGGGTATTAGCAGTATTATTCATTTTAAGATTTATTTATCTTGGCGGAAATTAA
- a CDS encoding prepilin-type N-terminal cleavage/methylation domain-containing protein, whose translation MMKINKGVTIIELLVTMLILGITLSAVYLTYISVLTDFKKQTKLTETQIEKGLGLEILRLDLEHLGYGIASDTNDKAIEYDGTTLTIRSTINSTNQDTFGYAIVDCTAGSNSTYRLDQVVEISADDNVTKTRDFVVINLDNFTFVENRPNLNLKTTQLYTPCTDNATFMIFPYDNATSGCTGQFCNKISYELSTTQPLDTCNPNTKNLLRKVGSSAGMPIINCVADFKARFHLDNNSDGIPDGNQTTLSINNSDMNKLKLIDIYLLIQEGQRDKNYTSPNSYSMDGITFSLPAGYENYRWKIAKISVTPHIYGE comes from the coding sequence ATGATGAAAATTAATAAAGGTGTTACAATTATTGAATTGTTGGTAACTATGCTAATATTAGGAATTACCCTTTCGGCAGTGTATTTGACCTATATTAGCGTGCTTACAGACTTTAAAAAACAAACCAAATTAACAGAAACTCAAATAGAAAAAGGACTCGGATTAGAAATTTTAAGACTTGACTTAGAGCATTTAGGATATGGAATAGCCTCTGATACAAATGATAAAGCTATTGAATATGACGGCACAACACTTACTATCAGAAGCACTATAAATAGCACTAACCAAGATACTTTTGGCTATGCTATAGTTGATTGTACGGCAGGCAGTAATTCAACTTATAGACTTGACCAAGTAGTTGAAATTTCAGCTGACGATAACGTCACAAAAACTAGAGATTTTGTAGTAATAAACTTAGATAACTTTACTTTCGTGGAAAATAGACCAAATCTTAACTTAAAAACTACACAGCTGTATACCCCTTGCACAGATAATGCTACATTTATGATATTTCCATATGATAATGCTACTTCAGGCTGCACCGGTCAATTTTGCAATAAGATTTCTTACGAGTTAAGTACAACTCAACCTTTGGACACCTGTAATCCAAACACAAAAAATCTCTTAAGAAAGGTAGGTAGCTCTGCTGGGATGCCTATTATAAACTGTGTAGCAGACTTCAAAGCTAGGTTTCATTTGGATAACAACAGTGATGGTATTCCTGATGGTAATCAAACTACATTATCTATTAATAATTCAGACATGAACAAGTTAAAGCTTATTGATATTTATCTTTTAATACAGGAAGGACAAAGAGATAAAAATTATACATCGCCAAATTCTTACAGTATGGACGGAATCACCTTTAGCTTACCTGCAGGTTATGAAAACTATAGATGGAAAATAGCTAAGATATCAGTTACTCCACACATATATGGTGAATAA
- a CDS encoding MTH1187 family thiamine-binding protein, translating into MKAMAYVSITPLDKGESVSQYVSKAVKVIKESGLEWQLTPMGTIVAGETTKEVLNVINDAVEALEDCNRISISIKIDYRKNREGKLTDKVDSVMKKL; encoded by the coding sequence ATGAAAGCGATGGCATATGTAAGCATTACTCCCCTTGATAAAGGCGAAAGTGTATCTCAATACGTATCAAAAGCTGTCAAAGTAATAAAAGAGAGCGGGCTTGAGTGGCAGCTTACTCCTATGGGGACCATTGTGGCAGGTGAAACCACCAAAGAGGTACTTAATGTAATCAACGATGCTGTTGAAGCACTTGAAGATTGCAACAGAATCTCTATTTCGATTAAAATTGATTACAGAAAAAACAGAGAGGGGAAATTGACTGATAAAGTTGACTCAGTAATGAAAAAATTATGA
- a CDS encoding prepilin-type N-terminal cleavage/methylation domain-containing protein: protein MQNNKPGFTLIEVLVSLTIFAVALLGMLGAIINIKEINTRNIIRDEAIKASQEIFNDLRNSAYTGIGNIGSTPCDPNDNSSNFTRQLRNFNILFGRTDNVAVSGNMKQVDMTLCWDYKGKRYEYKTSTLIRE from the coding sequence ATGCAAAATAATAAACCCGGATTTACTCTTATAGAAGTTTTAGTGTCACTTACAATTTTTGCTGTAGCGCTTCTTGGAATGCTTGGTGCAATAATAAATATCAAAGAGATAAATACCAGAAATATTATTAGAGATGAAGCCATAAAAGCTTCTCAGGAAATTTTCAATGATTTGAGAAATTCAGCCTATACAGGTATTGGAAATATAGGCTCAACCCCATGTGATCCCAATGATAACTCCTCAAATTTTACAAGACAGCTTAGGAATTTTAATATATTATTTGGAAGGACCGATAATGTTGCTGTCAGTGGGAATATGAAGCAGGTAGATATGACTCTTTGCTGGGACTACAAAGGTAAGAGATATGAATACAAGACTTCGACACTTATAAGGGAATAA
- a CDS encoding methyltransferase: MLETTIDTILNKEIKVCQPKNGFRFSLDSVLLARFVAKKKAKNIIDIGSGSGIIALLLHKLHNFTNIDALEYQESMYHCLNKTIKLNLCENIINPLNIDLKQYKPHKKYNIMVSNPPYRKSSSGRICNTVAENIARFDDELGIIDIFKFARSYLENLGSLYISYDADLTAELLGNCRKFNLEPKRMRFFHPDSDRPARLVFVEFKKGANIELIVEPPIFQKINGQKNDKFDILFTEEANI; encoded by the coding sequence ATGTTGGAAACTACAATAGATACAATTTTAAATAAAGAGATAAAAGTTTGTCAGCCCAAAAATGGCTTTAGATTTTCTCTTGATTCTGTGTTACTTGCCAGATTTGTTGCAAAAAAGAAAGCTAAAAACATTATCGATATCGGCTCTGGTAGCGGAATAATTGCCCTGCTTCTTCACAAACTACATAATTTTACAAATATAGATGCACTTGAATATCAGGAAAGTATGTATCATTGTCTCAACAAAACAATAAAGCTCAACTTATGTGAAAATATAATAAACCCGCTAAATATTGACCTAAAACAATATAAACCTCACAAGAAATATAATATAATGGTCTCAAATCCACCTTATCGTAAAAGCAGCAGCGGGCGAATATGCAACACTGTCGCTGAAAATATAGCAAGATTTGATGATGAGCTTGGAATTATCGATATTTTTAAATTTGCCAGAAGCTACCTTGAAAACTTAGGAAGTCTCTACATATCTTACGATGCTGATTTAACTGCTGAGCTTTTAGGAAATTGCAGAAAATTTAATCTTGAACCAAAAAGAATGCGATTTTTTCACCCGGATTCAGACAGGCCTGCACGCCTTGTCTTTGTGGAATTTAAAAAAGGGGCAAATATTGAACTTATTGTAGAGCCACCCATATTTCAAAAAATTAATGGGCAAAAAAATGATAAATTTGATATACTCTTTACAGAGGAGGCAAATATATGA